The Pyricularia oryzae 70-15 chromosome 5, whole genome shotgun sequence genome includes a region encoding these proteins:
- a CDS encoding modification methylase DdeI, translated as MPPFLEDWADELGMSPWYDDESADELPDAPADITLSPQKVSPNRLEGSFLGHRPSSQPRPSSLQTPDGIRRAPDRDPTEILGWSSPPAPTRDFSTTISESDAGSQSDAEELPSDTSVKQDSLVSVELPPSTLSIPSSMYKIYDPETEQCTKAQVPITEGRALDILERQARLKAKHDAKAEEEDEDEIYLDDFAFYTLAHRHKYELCGLQDLFKIGNTTLYFNGWLTRGNSKYYLESVPFGWCSIGNYGLDSPSIDGAVWIQSKLQSRKKAGAWYKLRNPGFEYVRLYKPFLWLADLAKHVINFIENKISKRVVPENIGIHSFRSEFASWLDHVHGLSPAFKAWFDQHPMKDFRSDVAVHAEFLWKEANGVLEPKVCRSLRLFKEVLTLDQYRAQEGKDNLTVVTPYVYDLFRHMESGHLLKKVNPTEQLTLAGTGKEAGSVPNGRNDDTRHVTLDRKTLIDNIRIGDVISRKPDGEGSKWKKGHGNTRWFGLVQQVVKPSRGETRFHIKWLYSPHDTPCNRGTYPWPNELFLSLNHCSCHRRGDDPFLASEILAKHSVAWSGDEKSSDEFFVRQSYDNEERRWITLQKSHMFCDEEAQPIKYEIGETVLAGDKSRLEPYVITGFFEHGTANFRRLSRRAEVDPSSSAPPNELIYTEEIIRLPASDIRSPCTIRVFTNNPQVIPTPYDRRGTGNCFFIRFKLETDASLVAMTEVPPIFKQGFLPQKQGRRKSKPKPLRGLDLFAGCGNLGRGIEEGGAVEVKWVNDIWTNAIHTYMANTNDKSAVKPFLGSVDLLLEKALKRDGSVLDGSVLDGSVLDGSVLDGSVPSRGEVEFISGGSPCQGFSLLTVNKSDDRQVKNRSLVASFASFVDFYRPKYGLLENVTNMVNANVRPDCDYLSQLFCALVGLGYQVQIILGDAWSYGAPQQRSRIFLSFARADFQLPQIPTRSHSHTAAIPSRAIGYLNNGERFVERQFSSTAFRYVTSGEAIDDLPKIGDGRQICIPFPDHRPNKESFVAQVRIAHIPVTPYGIGFVQAYQTGRITEAERQIFPADTLTAERTRCGRGWSRLSPNKLFQTITTTPNHTDSRTGCQIHPSEQRTLTIMEVRRAQGVPDNEVLVGQFRDRWKLVGNSVARQAALALGLELRRAYFGNLYDDDDDEDAAAQAVVSIEGDLQVPLHPAIQPALGTETEEPRLAPVHVATVANGTLETGSHKLSAAVSMTPGGATLSAQVRSQGVRAIATATIDLTIEDDASDMQSVTSSQWKRKLDEILIDSDNESDAARVHPLKLSKLSHY; from the exons ATGCCACCGTTTCTTGAGGATTGGGCCGACGAGCTTGGCATGTCGCCTTGGTATGACGACGAGTCGGCCGACGAGCTCCCTGACGCACCTGCGGACATCACCTTGAGCCCTCAAAAAGTGTCACCAAACCGGCTTGAAGGAAGCTTCTTGGGCCATCGCCCGTCAAGTCAGCCGCGACCG TCTTCTCTCCAGACGCCCGATGGTATTCGACGTGCGCCTGATCGAGACCCGACCGAAATCCTTGGCTGGAGCAGTCCGCCTGCGCCCACTCGGGATTTCAGCACAACCATCTCAGAATCTGATGCCGGAAGCCAGAGCGATGCAGAGGAGCTACCAAGCGACACATCTGTAAAACAAGATTCATTAGTGTCCGTGGAATTGCCGCCAAGCACATTGTCGATACCGAGCTCCATGTACAAGATCTACGACCCCGAGACTGAGCAATGCACGAAAGCGCAAGTCCCGATCACAGAGGGCAGGGCTTTGGACATACTTGAGAGGCAGGCACGTCTCAAGGCCAAGCACGACGCAAAGgcagaggaggaggatgaggacgaAATCTATCTGGATGACTTCGCCTTTTACACCTTGGCTCACCGACATAAATATGAACTCTGTGGTTTGCAGGATCTGTTCAAAATAGGGAATACCACACTGTATTTCAATGGGTGGCTTACCCGCGGCAATTCCAAGTACTACTTGGAATCTGTACCTTTCGGATGGTGCTCCATCGGCAATTATGGTCTGGATTCTCCAAGCATTGACGGTGCTGTATGGATACAGTCGAAACTGCAAAGCCGCAAAAAGGCTGGTGCTTGGTACAAGCTGCGGAATCCAGGGTTCGAATATGTGCGACTGTATAAGCCTTTTCTTTGGTTAGCCGACCTAGCCAAGCACGTTATCAATTTTATTGAGAACAAGATATCGAAAAGAGTTGTACCAGAAAACATCGGAATTCACAGCTTTCGCAGCGAGTTCGCAAGTTGGCTTGATCATGTCCACGGTCTTTCGCCGGCTTTCAAGGCCTGGTTTGATCAGCACCCCATGAAGGACTTTAGGTCCGACGTGGCCGTACACGCTGAATTTTTATGGAAGGAAGCCAATGGTGTTCTTGAACCAAAGGTCTGCCGGAGCTTGCGTCTTTTCAAGGAAGTTTTAACGTTGGATCAATACCGGGCACAGGAAGGCAAAGACAACTTGACGGTTGTGACGCCGTATGTCTACGATTTGTTCCGGCACATGGAAAGCGGGCACCTATTAAAAAAGGTAAATCCGACTGAACAACTTACCCTGGCTGGGACGGGGAAGGAGGCAGGAAGCGTTCCGAATGGAAGAAATGATGACACTAGACATGTAACCCTGGACCGAAAAACCCTCATCGATAATATTCGGATCGGCGATGTCATTTCTCGCAAGCCTGACGGCGAGGGCAGCAAATGGAAGAAAGGCCATGGAAATACAAGGTGGTTTGGTCTTGTGCAACAAGTCGTCAAACCTTCACGAGGCGAAACGAGGTTCCATATCAAATGGCTTTATTCACCCCACGATACCCCGTGCAATCGAGGCACGTACCCCTGGCCAAACGAACTCTTTCTGTCGCTCAACCACTGCAGCTGCCATCGTAGAGGAGACGATCCGTTTTTAGCTAGCGAAATCCTGGCAAAGCATTCCGTGGCATGGTCCGGAGACGAAAAGAGTTCTGATGAGTTCTTTGTCCGACAGTCCTATGATAACGAGGAACGGCGCTGGATTACTCTGCAAAAATCGCATATGTTTTGCGATGAGGAGGCGCAACCCATCAAGTACGAAATTGGCGAAACGGTCCTCGCAGGCGACAAATCCAGGCTTGAGCCTTATGTTATCACAGGCTTTTTTGAACATGGAACGGCCAATTTTAGGAGGCTTTCGAGACGTGCCGAAGTGGACCCGTCATCCTCCGCACCACCCAACGAGCTTATTTATACCGAAGAGATCATTCGACTGCCCGCCAGCGATATTCGAAGTCCTTGTACTATCCGTGTCTTTACCAACAACCCTCAAGTTATTCCCACACCGTATGATAGACGGGGTACAGGAAACTGCTTCTTCATCAGATTCAAACTTGAGACCGATGCGAGCCTCGTTGCGATGACAGAGGTGCCTCCAATATTCAAGCAGGGTTTTTTGCCTCAAAAACAGGGCAGGCGCAAGTCAAAGCCCAAACCTCTACGTGGCTTGGACCTGTTTGCTGGTTGCGGAAATCTGGGCCGTGGTATTGAGGAAGGCGGCGCAGTTGAGGTTAAATGGGTCAATGACATTTGGACAAATGCGATACATACGTATATGGCCAATACCAATGATAAAAGCGCTGTCAAGCCTTTTCTAGGATCAGTCGACTTATTGCTCGAAAAGGCTCTCAAAAGAGATGGCTCTGTCCTAGATGGCTCTGTCCTAGATGGCTCTGTCCTAGATGGCTCTGTCCTAGATGGCTCTGTCCCCTCACGTGGGGAAGTAGAATTCATATCCGGCGGTTCACCATGTCAAGGCTTCTCCCTTTTAACGGTCAACAAAAGCGACGACCGACAAGTGAAAAATCGGTCACTTGTCGCAAGCTTTGCATCGTTTGTGGACTTTTACCGGCCAAAATACGGactgttggaaaacgttACGAATATGGTCAACGCCAATGTCAGGCCAGATTGCGATTACCTCTCTCAATTGTTTTGTGCGCTCGTCGGGTTAGGCTATCAAGTACAGATCATCCTGGGTGACGCTTGGTCGTATGGTGCACCTCAACAGCGGTCGAGGAtatttttgtcttttgcCCGTGCCGATTTTCAACTGCCTCAAATACCGACGAGATCTCATTCGCATACTGCAGCTATCCCAAGCAGGGCTATCGGATACCTGAATAATGGTGAACGCTTTGTCGAACGCCAGTTTTCCAGCACAGCGTTCCGATATGTTACCAGTGGTGAGGCCATCGATGACTTGCCTAAAATAGGTGATGGAAGACAAATTTGCATCCCTTTTCCGGATCACCGCCCAAACAAAGAATCGTTCGTTGCACAAGTACGAATCGCCCATATCCCTGTAACTCCTTACGGAATTGGCTTCGTTCAAGCCTACCAGACAGGAAGAATAACGGAGGCAGAGCGGCAAATCTTCCCGGCAGACACGCTCACAGCGGAACGAACAAGATGCGGGAGAGGCTGGTCTCGCTTATCACCAAATAAGCTGTTCCAGACAATAACCACCACTCCGAACCATACGGATTCCCGGACTGGATGCCAAATCCACCCCAGTGAGCAACGGACTTTGACCATCATGGAGGTCCGCCGGGCGCAGGGCGTTCCGGACAATGAGGTTTTGGTCGGCCAATTCAGGGACCGGTGGAAGCTCGTTGGCAACAGCGTGGCGCGGCAGGCTGCTTTGGCGCTGGGGTTAGAGCTCAGGAGAGCCTACTTTGGAAATTTGtacgatgatgacgacgacgaagacgcagcggcgcaggctgTCGTTTCCATTGAGGGAGATTTGCAGGTACCACTTCATCCTGCCATCCAGCCTGCCCTCGGGACAGAGACAGAGGAGCCCAGACTAGCTCCAGTACATGTTGCGACGGTGGCCAACGGCACCCTCGAAACAGGTTCACACAAGCTCTCGGCGGCAGTGTCAATGACGCCGGGTGGGGCCACATTGTCAGCCCAGGTGCGGTCCCAAGGCGTGCGGGCGATTGCGACGGCTACCATCGATTTGACCATAGAGGATGATGCATCAGATATGCAAAGCGTCACCAGTTCCCAGTGGAAGCGGAAACTGGATGAGATTCTCATTGACAGCGACAACGAGTCCGATGCCGCCCGGGTACATCCCTTGAAGCTTTCGAAACTGTCGCACTACTGA